In Candidatus Methylomirabilis limnetica, a single window of DNA contains:
- the zwf gene encoding glucose-6-phosphate dehydrogenase: protein MALTQILTEAIAQPSRYQVPDGCALVIFGASGDLTRRKLLPALYALAHDGLLPDRFAVIGFARREKDHEAFRDEMRGAVEQFSRLHPLNAEVWDRLARSLYYVAASFDDSAGYERLRLLLADVDRQHGTGGNRLYYLATPPAAYAAVVTRLGASGLVSKVWDGPHDTDPAPEAHGCCRIIVEKPFGRDLATALVLNAEIHRVFREQQVYRIDHYLGKETVQNILTFRFGNSIFEPLWNRRYVDHVQLLVAEDLGVEGRGSYYDTAGAMRDMVQNHMLQLLSLVAMEPPATFEPDAVRDEKVKVLRAIRPVPAERANDTTVRAQYISGQLRGKKIAAYADEPEVAAETAMETFVALRLEIDNWRWAGVPFYLRTGKALPKRVTEVTIQYRQPPLLLFQQAAHAGHKNQDIVKPNRLTLRIQPDEGISLRVGLKPPGPRISLVPARLGFSYREAFGVDPEEAYERLLLDCMLGDSTLFIRRDEVEAAWAMVTPVVEAWAADGRTGLAYYPAGNWGPKEADRFIEADGREWVNP from the coding sequence ATGGCTCTCACGCAGATCCTGACCGAGGCGATCGCTCAACCCTCCCGCTACCAGGTGCCGGACGGGTGTGCGTTGGTCATCTTCGGCGCATCCGGCGACCTGACCAGGCGCAAGCTCTTGCCCGCCCTGTACGCGCTGGCGCACGACGGCCTGCTCCCTGACCGGTTTGCGGTGATCGGGTTCGCGAGACGAGAGAAGGACCACGAAGCGTTCCGCGATGAGATGCGCGGGGCGGTGGAGCAGTTTTCTCGTCTTCACCCGCTCAATGCGGAGGTGTGGGACCGCCTGGCGCGGAGCCTCTACTATGTCGCGGCCTCATTCGATGACTCTGCCGGGTACGAGCGGCTCCGGCTCCTCCTCGCTGACGTGGATCGCCAGCACGGAACCGGCGGCAATCGGCTCTATTACCTGGCCACACCCCCCGCGGCCTACGCTGCAGTTGTGACTCGTCTGGGGGCCTCCGGACTGGTGAGCAAGGTCTGGGACGGTCCGCACGACACTGATCCTGCGCCAGAGGCTCACGGCTGTTGCCGGATCATCGTCGAAAAACCATTCGGACGGGATCTAGCCACGGCTCTGGTCCTGAATGCCGAGATCCATCGGGTCTTCCGCGAGCAGCAGGTGTACCGCATCGACCACTACCTCGGAAAGGAAACCGTCCAGAACATCCTCACCTTCCGCTTCGGCAACAGCATCTTCGAACCGTTGTGGAACCGTCGGTATGTCGACCACGTCCAGCTCCTCGTTGCGGAGGACCTGGGCGTGGAGGGTAGAGGCAGCTACTACGATACCGCGGGCGCCATGCGGGACATGGTGCAAAACCACATGCTGCAGCTCCTGTCGCTGGTGGCCATGGAGCCGCCCGCCACTTTCGAGCCTGACGCGGTCCGCGACGAGAAGGTCAAGGTCTTGCGGGCGATCCGTCCCGTCCCGGCAGAGCGCGCCAACGACACAACTGTCCGGGCACAGTATATCAGCGGCCAGCTTCGCGGGAAGAAGATCGCGGCCTATGCCGACGAGCCCGAGGTTGCGGCAGAGACGGCGATGGAGACCTTCGTGGCACTGCGCCTGGAGATCGACAACTGGCGCTGGGCGGGGGTGCCGTTCTATCTGCGGACCGGTAAGGCGCTCCCGAAGCGGGTCACCGAGGTCACCATCCAATACCGACAGCCACCTCTCCTCTTGTTTCAACAGGCGGCCCATGCGGGCCATAAGAACCAGGACATCGTGAAGCCAAACCGACTCACCCTTCGAATCCAGCCCGACGAGGGAATCTCGTTGCGGGTGGGGCTCAAGCCACCTGGACCGCGAATCAGCCTGGTGCCGGCCCGATTGGGCTTCTCCTACCGGGAGGCCTTCGGGGTCGATCCCGAGGAGGCCTACGAGCGGCTACTGCTGGACTGTATGCTCGGGGATTCGACGCTGTTCATTCGGCGTGATGAGGTTGAGGCTGCATGGGCGATGGTGACGCCAGTGGTCGAAGCCTGGGCCGCCGACGGCCGCACCGGCCTGGCATACTACCCCGCCGGCAACTGGGGCCCAAAAGAGGCCGACCGCTTCATCGAGGCCGACGGCCGGGAGTGGGTCAACCCATAA
- the gnd gene encoding phosphogluconate dehydrogenase (NAD(+)-dependent, decarboxylating), translated as MQLGMIGLGRMGANIVRRLLRGGHECVVFDVNPDHVGALAQEGATAAMSLDEFVRALTRPRVAWVMVPAGDPTEQTIMALSQRMDADDIIIDGGNSYYKDDVRRARALKERDIQYVDVGTSGGVWGLERGYCLMIGGEAHAVAHLEPIFKTLAPGLGDIPRTPGREKLGGTAEDGYLHCGPAGAGHFVKMVHNGIEYGLMQAYAEGFDILRNAISQDLPEEYRYNFNVADVAEVWRRGSVVSSWLLDLTAMALAEDPTLSNYTGFVQDSGEGRWTIMAAIEEAVPADVLSASLYARFRSRRAHTFAEKLLSAMRQQFGGHTERPTGG; from the coding sequence ATGCAACTCGGAATGATCGGTCTGGGCAGGATGGGCGCAAACATAGTCCGCCGCCTGCTGCGCGGTGGGCATGAGTGCGTCGTGTTCGACGTGAATCCCGACCACGTGGGGGCATTAGCACAGGAAGGCGCAACGGCTGCCATGTCGCTGGACGAGTTCGTGCGCGCCCTCACCAGGCCGCGGGTGGCGTGGGTGATGGTGCCGGCGGGAGACCCAACGGAGCAGACCATCATGGCGCTCTCACAGCGGATGGACGCGGACGACATCATCATCGACGGCGGCAATTCCTATTACAAAGATGATGTGCGCCGCGCGAGAGCATTAAAAGAGCGGGATATCCAGTACGTGGATGTGGGCACCAGCGGCGGGGTCTGGGGGTTGGAACGCGGCTACTGCCTGATGATCGGCGGGGAAGCGCACGCGGTCGCACATCTGGAGCCGATCTTCAAGACGCTCGCACCGGGATTGGGCGACATCCCGCGTACCCCAGGCCGCGAGAAGTTAGGCGGCACGGCGGAGGATGGCTACCTGCACTGCGGCCCGGCGGGCGCTGGCCATTTCGTCAAGATGGTTCACAACGGCATTGAGTACGGCCTGATGCAAGCCTATGCGGAAGGCTTCGACATCCTACGCAATGCGATCTCACAGGACCTCCCTGAGGAGTACCGTTACAACTTCAACGTGGCTGATGTTGCGGAAGTGTGGCGGCGCGGCAGCGTCGTTTCATCGTGGTTACTCGACCTGACGGCGATGGCGCTCGCTGAAGACCCCACGTTATCGAACTATACCGGGTTCGTCCAGGATTCCGGTGAGGGACGCTGGACGATCATGGCGGCTATTGAAGAGGCAGTGCCGGCCGATGTGCTCTCGGCGTCGCTGTACGCGCGCTTCCGGTCCAGACGGGCGCATACATTCGCCGAGAAGCTGCTGTCGGCGATGCGGCAGCAGTTCGGCGGACATACCGAACGTCCTACCGGAGGATAA
- a CDS encoding SDR family oxidoreductase, whose product MANILIAGCGYIGTALGSLLAAEGHTVWGLRRRPAILPPDIRQCAADLTSPGTLCALPPALDYIFYTAAPDTHDDVAYRAVYVEGLNNLLDALIRQRQHPRRLFLTSSTGVYAQTSGEWVDETAPAEPTEFAGILLREGERLLLDGPFPATVLRLGGLYGPDRAGLIEKVRRGEVVGGGESPVYFNRIHRDDAAGALRHLMMLQQPDSLYLGVDDEPTELIVVLRWLAGALGVPPPWQAESSPLRMPRHGSNKRCRNVRLTASGYAFRYPTFREGYAALLTEQAGAC is encoded by the coding sequence ATGGCAAACATTCTCATAGCCGGCTGTGGTTATATCGGAACAGCGTTAGGCTCTCTGCTCGCGGCGGAAGGGCATACCGTCTGGGGACTGCGTCGCCGACCCGCCATACTTCCGCCGGACATTCGCCAATGTGCGGCCGACCTGACCTCGCCTGGCACGCTTTGCGCGCTGCCGCCGGCCCTTGATTATATCTTCTACACCGCTGCGCCAGATACGCATGACGATGTGGCCTACCGGGCAGTCTATGTGGAAGGGCTCAACAACCTACTCGATGCTCTTATTCGGCAACGGCAGCATCCCCGGCGTCTCTTTCTCACCTCGAGTACCGGAGTCTACGCGCAAACATCTGGAGAGTGGGTAGATGAGACCGCACCAGCCGAGCCAACTGAGTTTGCCGGGATTCTCCTCCGCGAAGGTGAACGCCTCCTACTTGATGGTCCTTTCCCGGCCACCGTCCTACGACTGGGCGGCCTCTACGGTCCAGATCGCGCGGGCCTGATCGAGAAGGTGCGTCGAGGCGAGGTCGTTGGGGGTGGCGAGTCGCCCGTCTATTTCAACCGTATCCACAGGGATGACGCTGCCGGGGCCCTGCGCCATCTGATGATGTTGCAGCAGCCGGACTCCCTCTACCTTGGAGTCGATGACGAGCCAACCGAACTGATCGTTGTCCTTCGCTGGTTGGCAGGGGCGCTTGGCGTGCCGCCGCCCTGGCAGGCCGAATCTTCCCCCCTGCGGATGCCTCGCCACGGAAGCAACAAGCGTTGCCGCAACGTTAGACTCACCGCCTCCGGCTACGCGTTCCGCTATCCGACCTTCCGCGAGGGATATGCGGCCCTGCTCACAGAGCAGGCAGGGGCCTGTTAG
- a CDS encoding nucleotide sugar dehydrogenase, whose protein sequence is MTSLIPHLKERIGRRDYTVGVIGLGYVGLPAVLRFGEVGFRVLGFDVDPDKVKHINAGESYIQHLPADRVASLVRSGRFEATTDFARLREADAILICVPTPLTRHRNPDLQYVVQTADAIAGTLRAGQLICLESTTYPGTTEEILQPRFEATGLQVGRDFFLVFSPEREDPGNTHFGLATIPKVLGGVSDACGELGETLYGTIVATVVRVTSPREAEMTKLLENIYRAVNIALVNELKILSDRMGINIWEVIDAAATKPFGFQAFYPGPGLGGHCIPIDPFYLTWKAREYGLSTHFIEVAGEINHAMPAWVVGKVVEALNRRGKSLHGSSLLVLGVAYKKDIDDQRESPALEILTLLRQQGARVNYSDPHVPRCHGHRHYPDLDLTALPLTAETLQAQDAVILVTNHSAFDLDLIRQHAPLIVDTRNAFKGIPLDKVVKA, encoded by the coding sequence ATGACATCGCTCATCCCGCATCTGAAAGAACGTATCGGACGCCGAGACTATACGGTCGGCGTCATTGGCTTGGGGTATGTCGGGCTGCCGGCAGTGTTGCGCTTCGGGGAGGTGGGTTTTCGCGTCCTGGGCTTTGACGTCGACCCTGACAAAGTGAAGCATATCAACGCCGGAGAGAGCTACATCCAGCATCTCCCGGCAGATCGGGTAGCCTCCCTGGTTAGGTCAGGCCGGTTCGAAGCTACCACCGACTTCGCCCGCCTCAGAGAGGCCGATGCCATTCTCATCTGTGTTCCCACACCACTGACGCGCCATCGAAACCCCGACCTCCAGTACGTCGTACAGACCGCCGACGCCATTGCCGGCACCCTGCGAGCCGGCCAGCTCATCTGCCTGGAGAGTACCACCTACCCCGGCACCACTGAGGAAATCCTTCAGCCCCGCTTTGAGGCAACGGGCCTTCAGGTAGGGCGAGACTTCTTTCTCGTCTTCTCACCAGAGCGGGAAGATCCAGGGAATACACACTTCGGCTTGGCTACTATCCCCAAGGTCCTCGGAGGGGTGTCGGATGCCTGTGGGGAATTAGGCGAAACGCTCTACGGAACGATTGTGGCCACCGTAGTGCGGGTCACCTCTCCCAGGGAGGCCGAAATGACCAAGCTCCTGGAGAATATCTACCGAGCGGTGAACATCGCGCTGGTGAATGAGCTCAAGATACTCTCGGACCGCATGGGAATTAACATCTGGGAGGTCATCGACGCTGCTGCCACCAAGCCCTTTGGCTTTCAGGCTTTCTATCCGGGACCAGGGTTAGGGGGCCACTGCATTCCTATCGACCCCTTCTATCTCACATGGAAAGCCCGCGAGTACGGCCTGTCCACTCACTTCATTGAGGTCGCCGGCGAAATCAACCATGCCATGCCGGCCTGGGTGGTGGGAAAAGTCGTCGAGGCGCTGAACAGAAGAGGCAAGTCGCTGCACGGCTCCAGCCTCCTGGTTCTGGGTGTAGCGTACAAGAAGGACATCGACGATCAGCGGGAAAGCCCGGCACTCGAGATCCTGACGCTGCTACGGCAACAGGGAGCCCGGGTGAATTACTCGGATCCTCACGTCCCCCGATGCCATGGCCACCGTCACTATCCCGACCTTGACCTGACCGCTCTACCACTAACAGCAGAGACCCTTCAGGCGCAGGATGCGGTAATCCTTGTGACGAATCACTCGGCGTTTGACCTCGACCTGATCCGTCAGCACGCCCCTTTGATCGTAGATACGCGGAACGCCTTCAAGGGCATCCCCCTGGACAAGGTCGTAAAGGCATAA
- a CDS encoding TIGR01777 family oxidoreductase, with the protein MAQLHILVTGSTGFVGSALVPFLAAGGHRVTRLVRATPEHGIAEVQWDPEAGVMDIARLEGLDAVVHLAGENIATGRWTAEKKAKIRDSRVGGTRLLCDSLAGLKQPPKVMVCASAIGYYGDRGDELLTEESAPGTGFLAGVCCEWEAEAKPAVQKGIRVVHPRFGMVLSGAGGALAKLLPPFRMGLGGVLGTGRQYISWIALDDLLGVIAHALATEALQGPVNAVTPNPVTNQEFTQTLGRLLSRVTLFSMPAVAARLAFGEIADEVLLASQRVQPTRLLATGYRFCYPDLEGALRHSLGE; encoded by the coding sequence ATGGCACAGCTACACATCCTCGTCACAGGATCAACCGGGTTCGTGGGCTCGGCGCTGGTTCCGTTTCTCGCGGCCGGTGGACATCGTGTCACGCGCCTGGTTCGCGCCACCCCTGAGCACGGGATTGCAGAGGTTCAGTGGGACCCAGAGGCGGGAGTGATGGATATCGCCCGCCTCGAAGGGCTGGATGCGGTGGTCCACCTCGCGGGAGAAAACATTGCGACTGGAAGGTGGACGGCCGAGAAGAAGGCGAAGATCCGCGACAGCCGGGTGGGCGGCACCAGGTTACTCTGCGATTCGCTCGCCGGGCTGAAGCAGCCGCCCAAGGTGATGGTGTGCGCGTCTGCTATTGGCTACTACGGCGATCGCGGCGATGAACTCCTCACTGAGGAGAGTGCCCCGGGAACGGGCTTTCTCGCCGGGGTCTGCTGCGAATGGGAGGCCGAGGCCAAGCCGGCCGTCCAAAAGGGGATCCGCGTCGTTCATCCCCGCTTCGGAATGGTACTGAGTGGAGCAGGTGGGGCGCTGGCGAAGCTGCTCCCGCCGTTCAGAATGGGTCTTGGAGGGGTGCTGGGGACGGGGCGCCAATATATAAGCTGGATCGCCTTGGATGACCTCCTGGGTGTGATTGCACACGCGCTTGCGACTGAGGCGCTCCAGGGTCCGGTCAATGCGGTGACGCCTAATCCGGTGACCAATCAGGAATTTACGCAGACGTTGGGGCGGCTTCTCAGCCGAGTTACCCTGTTTTCGATGCCCGCCGTCGCAGCGCGTCTCGCCTTTGGCGAAATAGCTGACGAAGTACTGTTGGCCAGTCAGCGCGTCCAGCCCACCCGGCTCCTGGCAACAGGGTATCGCTTCTGCTACCCTGATCTCGAAGGCGCACTTCGGCACTCGCTTGGGGAGTAG
- a CDS encoding J domain-containing protein yields MSGITEIRVKEIITRLAQPKPLPDLSALCPDRRELTSILLDIRKGLRSPCYAELRDAAELQHLDVRHLVQKAEALLASMHLASSADYYAILDVDRDASADTIHEKWIEKMRIYHPDKYEDPTGWITEQSWSLNEAYAVLKDPEKRREYNARRKVRMRSGPRTAGATDFLTLDRTTRSASESSAQSRLTRVAPIVAIVIASLIVALLLWSL; encoded by the coding sequence GTGAGCGGTATAACTGAGATCAGGGTTAAGGAAATCATCACCAGGCTGGCCCAGCCGAAGCCCCTTCCCGACCTTTCCGCCTTGTGTCCTGATCGGCGAGAGCTGACCAGCATCCTCCTGGACATTCGGAAGGGCCTAAGATCCCCCTGCTACGCCGAACTCCGCGATGCGGCAGAACTCCAGCATCTCGATGTCCGCCACCTGGTCCAGAAGGCCGAAGCACTGCTCGCATCGATGCACCTCGCTTCCAGTGCGGATTACTACGCGATCCTCGATGTGGACCGGGACGCCTCCGCCGATACAATTCATGAGAAATGGATCGAAAAGATGCGCATCTATCACCCTGACAAGTACGAGGACCCAACGGGGTGGATCACCGAGCAGAGCTGGAGTCTCAACGAGGCGTACGCAGTCCTCAAGGATCCGGAGAAGCGACGAGAGTATAATGCCAGACGAAAAGTACGGATGAGAAGCGGGCCCAGGACAGCGGGGGCCACGGATTTTCTTACACTAGATCGCACTACCCGTTCTGCCTCGGAGAGTAGCGCTCAATCGAGATTGACAAGAGTCGCGCCCATCGTCGCGATCGTAATTGCGAGTCTCATCGTCGCACTGCTGCTCTGGTCGTTATGA
- a CDS encoding nitric-oxide reductase large subunit — MKATPGELSPWWRYSLVITIIFGLTVLVWLTVRTYHFAPPIPDKVTGPGGVTVMTAKDIRDGQEVFLRYGLMQNGSVWGHGAYLGPDFSAEYLHALAVAAGPALKQNHYDQQTGILTFTEVEAATFEKQVERWTAYFAEPTGNAGLPAKYITDPVELRHLTAFFAWTAWASVANRPGKLYSYTNNFPYEPLAGNTLTADAVLWSALSLIALLGGIAGALVAFGKFDFLGWKGRSGHVHPMMLPGVATESQRATIKFFAVVAVLFFAQVMVGAVVAHYRADPGKFYGIDLSQVAPSHIMRTWHLQLAIFWIVTAYIAGGLFLASGLGGSEPRWQVRGINLLFVALLLVVIGSLVGEWMGVKQLLGPLWFWLGHQGWEYLDLGRAWQIMLVVGLVLWLVLLVRAMAPARQNPKQRQIALLFLYAAAAIPLFYLPSMFFGSTTNLAVVDSWRFWIVHLWVEGFLELFVTVMVALIFFQLGVMSHTNVERVIYLDAILYLGSGIIGTGHHWYWTGQTTMTMALSAVFSAMEVVPLTLLTLDAWDFIKLTESECGACELPVSLPHKWTVHFLMAVGFWNFVGAGVFGFLINLPVISFYEVGTILTTNHGHTAMMGVFGMLAFALMVSAFRQVLDNQQWQRVEKLVRVSFWGLNIGLALMVVLSLLPGGIWQLWDVLTNGYWHARGAEFMNQPFVRRLEWLRLPGDAVFIALGAAPMALAAVMTYRFTQANRGRRHEADHVHSHLA, encoded by the coding sequence ATGAAGGCAACCCCCGGGGAACTTTCCCCTTGGTGGCGGTACTCGCTCGTTATTACGATAATCTTTGGATTGACTGTCTTAGTTTGGCTGACGGTGCGTACCTATCATTTTGCGCCGCCCATTCCAGACAAGGTTACTGGCCCGGGCGGCGTGACCGTCATGACAGCTAAAGACATCAGAGACGGACAGGAAGTGTTCTTGAGGTATGGCCTGATGCAAAACGGTTCCGTCTGGGGACACGGGGCGTATCTGGGGCCGGATTTTTCGGCGGAGTATTTGCACGCGTTGGCGGTGGCAGCGGGACCGGCGTTGAAGCAGAATCACTACGACCAACAGACCGGGATATTGACGTTCACGGAAGTCGAGGCGGCCACGTTCGAGAAGCAGGTGGAAAGGTGGACGGCGTACTTCGCTGAGCCGACGGGCAATGCCGGGTTACCGGCCAAGTACATCACTGACCCGGTGGAGTTACGGCACCTTACCGCCTTCTTCGCGTGGACGGCATGGGCGTCCGTCGCCAATCGGCCCGGCAAGCTCTACTCGTACACGAACAACTTTCCGTACGAACCGCTGGCCGGGAATACGCTTACCGCTGATGCGGTTCTGTGGAGCGCGCTTAGTTTAATCGCACTGTTGGGGGGGATTGCGGGGGCGCTGGTCGCATTCGGCAAGTTTGATTTTCTCGGTTGGAAGGGCCGGAGTGGGCACGTACATCCCATGATGTTGCCGGGCGTAGCCACGGAAAGCCAGCGGGCGACGATCAAGTTCTTTGCGGTAGTGGCGGTGTTGTTTTTCGCGCAGGTGATGGTCGGCGCCGTGGTCGCGCATTACCGGGCTGATCCCGGCAAGTTCTACGGCATAGACCTGTCACAAGTCGCGCCGAGCCACATCATGCGGACCTGGCATTTGCAGTTGGCGATCTTCTGGATTGTAACAGCGTACATTGCGGGTGGGCTATTCCTGGCCTCGGGGCTGGGCGGCAGCGAGCCGCGCTGGCAGGTTCGGGGCATTAATCTGTTGTTTGTCGCTCTGCTGCTGGTCGTGATTGGTAGTTTGGTGGGCGAGTGGATGGGGGTGAAACAACTACTCGGCCCGCTATGGTTCTGGCTAGGGCATCAAGGCTGGGAGTATTTGGATTTGGGGCGGGCGTGGCAGATTATGCTGGTTGTCGGGCTGGTGCTGTGGCTGGTGCTGTTGGTGCGCGCCATGGCGCCGGCGCGGCAGAACCCGAAACAGCGCCAAATCGCATTGCTCTTTCTCTATGCCGCCGCCGCTATCCCACTCTTCTACCTGCCGTCGATGTTTTTTGGCAGTACAACCAATTTGGCGGTCGTGGACAGCTGGCGGTTCTGGATCGTCCACCTCTGGGTAGAAGGATTTCTAGAGTTATTCGTGACAGTGATGGTGGCGCTCATCTTCTTCCAGTTGGGCGTCATGTCGCACACGAACGTAGAGCGAGTTATCTATCTCGATGCGATTCTGTACCTCGGGAGCGGCATCATCGGCACCGGACACCATTGGTACTGGACGGGTCAGACGACCATGACCATGGCTCTGTCGGCCGTCTTCTCGGCCATGGAGGTTGTGCCGCTGACGTTACTGACACTGGACGCGTGGGACTTCATCAAGCTGACCGAGAGTGAGTGTGGTGCGTGTGAACTGCCGGTGTCGTTGCCGCATAAGTGGACGGTCCACTTCTTAATGGCGGTTGGCTTCTGGAATTTTGTCGGCGCAGGTGTGTTTGGTTTCCTCATCAACCTGCCGGTCATCAGTTTCTACGAGGTTGGCACGATTCTGACAACGAACCACGGGCATACGGCGATGATGGGGGTATTCGGGATGCTGGCGTTCGCGCTTATGGTGAGTGCGTTCCGGCAGGTGCTGGACAACCAGCAGTGGCAGCGCGTGGAGAAGCTCGTGCGCGTGTCGTTCTGGGGACTGAATATCGGCCTGGCGCTGATGGTGGTGCTGAGTCTCTTGCCCGGGGGTATCTGGCAACTGTGGGACGTATTGACCAACGGCTACTGGCACGCACGCGGCGCGGAGTTTATGAACCAACCGTTCGTGCGCCGCCTCGAATGGCTGCGCCTTCCGGGGGATGCGGTGTTCATAGCGCTAGGCGCCGCTCCCATGGCGCTGGCGGCGGTTATGACGTACAGATTCACGCAAGCGAACAGGGGGCGTCGTCATGAAGCGGATCATGTCCACAGTCATCTTGCTTGA